One Denticeps clupeoides chromosome 3, fDenClu1.1, whole genome shotgun sequence DNA window includes the following coding sequences:
- the LOC114786999 gene encoding putative tRNA pseudouridine synthase Pus10: MLPLKEKDRPLAHKLLAAGCCARCVLRFCCVGTPSSYCQSYEDTSRELLAFVSDMGPKAQNDSSAEEQAEGPGFSSCRFFKSWTGLDRTSSSPGSGRRTECRELNAQLPRSQACWTLGPRC; encoded by the exons ATGCTGCCTCTGAAGGAGAAGGACCGGCCTCTCGCCCACAAGCTGCTGGCCGCTGGCTGCTGCGCCCGCTGCGTTCTCCGGTTCTGCTGCGTGGGAACCCCGTCCTCGTACTGCCAGTCCTATGAG GACACGAGCCGGGAGCTCCTTGCTTTTGTAAGTGACATGGGACCGAAGGCACAAAATGACAGCTCAGCAGAGGAACAGGCAGAAGGGCCTGGCTTTTCTTCCTGCCGGTTTTTCAAATCCTGGACTGG ACTCGACCGTACCTCTTCTTCACCAGGCAGCGGACGACGCACAGAGTGTCGTGAATTGAACGCTCAGCTTCCTCGATCACAAGCTTGTTGGACCCTCGGACCACGATGCTGA
- the pus10 gene encoding tRNA pseudouridine synthase Pus10 — MLPLKEKDRPLAHKLLAAGCCARCVLRFCCVGTPSSYCQSYEDTSRELLAFVSDMGPKAQNDSSAEEQAEGPPSKKVKLGSCQSEGQANGEEPDSGVCVACLGVLQGFCSHDFSKKVSEAVKSEDYEFDNMVLFVSLPAQLSVREHACWLYVKKEVREKSLCLNKDDVIQVKEAFKWTLQGMLSQELAVPVVPKSQFEVGVGFVHPETDVDCHFLAGTCSDCFKPTKNKESVFTRMAVVKALEKISDDRFCREYPCPPQRVKTACASLDTTCLHVSVFVAGRYNKFSRSLPQTPWVIDGERRMESSVEELITQPLLAAFKADGFNFSSSGREDVDVRTLGNGRPFAVELLNPHRAKFNKMEVHLLQEEINQSSDKIRVRDVQIVTREAVAHMKEGEEEKTKSYSALIWTQKSIVQNDIEFISDIKELKVAQKTPLRVLHRRPLAVRQRLIHTMSTRYLDPHHFYLHLRTQAGTYIKEFVHGDFGRTKPNLGELMKTEVDILELDVESVDVDWPPAIPE, encoded by the exons ATGCTGCCTCTGAAGGAGAAGGACCGGCCGCTCGCCCACAAGCTGCTGGCCGCTGGCTGCTGCGCCCGCTGCGTTCTCCGGTTCTGCTGCGTGGGAACCCCGTCCTCGTACTGCCAGTCCTATGAG GACACGAGCCGGGAGCTCCTTGCTTTTGTAAGTGACATGGGACCGAAGGCACAAAATGACAGCTCAGCAGAGGAACAGGCTGAAGGGCCGCCATCGAAGAAAGTGAAGCTGGGATCGTGTCAGTCCGAGGGCCAGGCCAATGGAGAAGAGCCTGACTCCGGTGTGTGTGTCGCATGTCTGGGAGTTCTGCAGGGCTTCTGTAGCCATGACTTCTCCAAGAAG gtTTCAGAAGCGGTGAAGTCTGAAGATTATGAGTTTGACAACATGGTGCTGTTCGTCTCGCTCCCAGCCCAGCTGTCCGTCAGAGAG CATGCTTGCTGGCTGTATGTAAAGAAAGAAGTCAG GGAGAAGAGCCTGTGCCTGAATAAAGACGATGTCATTCAGGTCAAGGAGGCTTTTAAGTGGACGCTGCAGGGAATGCTGTCACAGGAGCTGGCCGTCCCTGTTGTGCCAAAG AGTCAGTTCGAGGTTGGAGTTGGGTTCGTACACCCTGAAACCGATGTAGACTGCCATTTCCT ggCTGGTACTTGTTCTGACTGCTTTaaaccaacaaaaaacaaagag TCTGTCTTCACTAGAATGGCGGTTGTGAAGGCGCTTGAGAAGATTTCAGATGACAGATTCTGTAG GGAGTACCCATGCCCTCCTCAAAGAGTAAAGACAGCCTGTGCATCTCTGGACACGACGTGTCTGCATGTGTCTGTTTTCGTTGCTG GGAGATATAATAAGTTCTCGCGCTCGCTGCCCCAGACGCCGTGGGTGATTGACGGGGAGAGGAGGATGGAGTCGTCGGTGGAGGAGCTGATCACCCAGCCACTGCTGGCTGCTTTTAAAGCTGACG gTTTTAATTTCTCTTCATCAGGAAGAGAAGATGTGGATGTGAGGACCCTTGGGAATG gtcgtCCATTTGCAGTAGAGCTGCTGAATCCACACAGGgcaaaattcaataaaatggaAGTGCACCTCCTACAAGAG GAAATCAATCAGTCATCTGACAAAATCCGAGTGAGGGACGTCCAGATCGTAACCAG aGAGGCGGTGGCTCACATGAAGGAAGGTGAGGAGGAGAAGACAAAGTCCTACAGCGCTCTGATCTGGACACAGAAATCCATAGTACAAAATGACATTGAGTTCATCTCCGACATCAAG GAGCTGAAGGTCGCTCAGAAGACGCCCCTCAGGGTCCTGCATCGCCGACCGCTGGCGGTGAGACAGCGTCTCATCCACACCATGAGCACTCGCTACCTGGACCCGCATCACTTCTACCTGCATCTGCGCACGCAGGCTGGCAC CTACATAAAGGAGTTTGTTCATGGAGACTTCGGCCGCACCAAGCCCAACCTGGGTGAGCTCATGAAGACTGAAGTGGATATCCTGGAGCTGGATGTGGAG TCTGTCGATGTGGACTGGCCTCCTGCCATCCCAGAATAA
- the akt3b gene encoding RAC-gamma serine/threonine-protein kinase: protein MNDQNVVKEGWVQKRGEYIKNWRPRYFLLKTDGSFIGYKEKPQDSDLAYPLNNFSVAKCQLMKTERPKPNTFIIRCLQWTTVIERTFHVENPEERDEWVEAIQMVADKLAKQEEEGILCSPTSQIENVNEEEMDTSISHHKRKTMNDFDYLKLLGKGTFGKVILVREKASGTYYAMKILKKEVIIAKDEVAHTLTESRVLKNTRHPFLTSLKYSFQTKDRLCFVMEYVNGGELFFHLSRERVFSEDRTRFYGAEIVSALDYLHSAKIVYRDLKLENLMLDKDGHIKITDFGLCKEGITDAATMKTFCGTPEYLAPEVLEDNDYGRAVDWWGLGVVMYEMMCGRLPFYNQDHEKLFELILMEEIKFPRTLSADAKSLLSGLLIKDPNKRLGGGPEDAKEIMRHSFFNSVDWQDVYDKKLVPPFMPQVTSETDTRYFDEEFTAQTITITPPEKYDEDGMDSADSERRPHFPQFSYSASGRE, encoded by the exons GAGAGTACATAAAGAACTGGAGACCACGGTACTTTCTGTTGAAGACTGATGGCTCCTTCATCGGCTACAAGGAGAAGCCGCAGGACTCGGACCTGGCGTACCCTCTCAACAACTTCTCTGTGGCCA AGTGTCAGCTGATGAAGACAGAAAGGCCAAAACCCAACACGTTCATCATTAGGTGCTTGCAGTGGACCACAGTCATTGAGAGAACCTTTCACGTTGAAAATCCAGAAGAAAG GGACGAGTGGGTGGAGGCCATACAGATGGTGGCGGACAAGCTAGCGAAGCAGGAAGAAGAGGGAATCCTGTGCAGTCCCACTTCACAGATCGAGAACGTCAAcgaggaggagatggacacgTCCATAAGTCATCACAAACGGAAG ACAATGAATGACTTTGACTATCTGAAATTACTGGGCAAAGGCACATTTGGTAAAGTGATTCTGGTCAGGGAGAAGGCCAGTGGCACATATTATGCCATGAAGATCCTGAAAAAAGAGGTCATAATTGCAAAG GATGAAGTCGCCCATACCCTCACAGAAAGCAGGGTTTTAAAGAACACCAGGCACCCCTTTTTAACT TCCCTGAAATACTCGTTCCAGACGAAGGATCGCCTGTGTTTTGTGATGGAGTATGTAAATGGTGGTGAG CTATTTTTCCATTTGTCAAGAGAACGGGTGTTCTCGGAGGACCGCACGCGTTTCTACGGGGCCGAGATTGTCTCCGCTCTGGACTACTTGCACTCTGCCAAGATTGTTTATCGTGACTTGAAG CTGGAAAACCTGATGCTGGACAAGGACGGCCACATTAAAATCACAGACTTTGGCCTCTGCAAGGAGGGCATCACCGACGCGGCCACCATGAAGACATTCTGCGGGACACCCGAGTACCTGGCACCAGAG GTACTGGAGGATAATGACTACGGCCGGGCGGTGGACTGGTGGGGTCTGGGCGTGGTTATGTACGAGATGATGTGCGGCCGCCTGCCCTTCTATAACCAGGACCACGAGAAGCTGTTTGAGCTCATCCTCATGGAGGAGATCAAATTTCCCAGAACCCTGTCCGCTGACGCCAAGTCACTCTTGTCTGGGCTGCTCATCAAGGACCCCAATAAGAG ACTTGGCGGAGGTCCGGAAGATGCCAAGGAGATTATGAGACACAGCTTCTTTAATTCCGTTGACTGGCAAGATGTCTACGACAAAAAG TTGGTCCCTCCCTTCATGCCCCAGGTGACGTCTGAGACAGACACTCGCTACTTTGATGAGGAGTTCACCGCACAGACCATCACAATCACTCCTCCAGAGAAAT ATGATGAAGACGGGATGGACTCGGCTGACAGCGAAAGAAGACCACACTTCCCACAGTTCTCCTACTCGGCCAGTGGACGGGAGTAG